Proteins co-encoded in one Oreochromis aureus strain Israel breed Guangdong linkage group 3, ZZ_aureus, whole genome shotgun sequence genomic window:
- the LOC120437123 gene encoding myelin-oligodendrocyte glycoprotein-like isoform X2, producing the protein MASFKFFLFLSLISDLTALQQDVQVKLGDDVTLQCQISTDEIISVLKWSRADLNTDGYVYFYRNERSYENYQHPSFHGRVKLRDPEMKDGDVSLILKNVTFNDTGIYECHIAVRNPVRSKRAHTEISHFIHLTVTGETHESVSEKRVIERGDADENMDDTERVGAPSLQFSVTNFEELPSDLLKKQQGI; encoded by the exons atggcttctttcaaattcttcctctttttgtctCTAATCTCAGACTTAACAG ctcttcagcaggatgttcaGGTGAAGCttggagatgacgtcactctccAGTGTCAGATTTCCACAGATGAAATAATCTCAGTGCtgaagtggagcagagctgacctgaacACAGACGGCTACGTCTACTTCTACAGGAACGAACGTTCCTATGAAAACTACCAACATCCATCTTTTCATGGCCGAGTGAAGCTGAGGGACCCGGAGATGAAGGACGGAGACGTTTCTCTGATCCTGAAGAACGTCACGTTTAATGACACTGGGATTTATGAGTGTCACATAGCAGTGAGGAACCCTGTGAGAAGTAAAAGAGCTCACACTGAGATCAGTCACTTCATCCACCTCACAGTCACAG GTGAAACACATGAAAGCGTGTCAGAGAAACGAGTCATAGAAAGAGGAGACGCAGATGAAAACATGGATGATACTGAAAGGGTCGGAGCTCCATCTCTTCAG TTTTCTGTGACCAATTTTGAGGAACTTCCTTCTgacctattgaaaaaacaacagGGTATATGA
- the LOC120437123 gene encoding V-set and immunoglobulin domain-containing protein 1-like isoform X3: MSAVTASLCSTLLFVGLFVFVSADQKNITAGQNVTLTCRAPNNNIGVIEWSRADLKEEVYVLLYRDGHFDPDHQHPYFKNRVDLQDRKMKDGDVSVILKNVTTADTGTYECRVQKDRDSLKLISIIYLHVVDPPGQPGGDTEDGGKEDGSVGLKVGLPVAIFLLLFVVVAFLIYRKHQKGVL, encoded by the exons ATGTCTGCTGTGACTGCGTCGCTCTGCTCGACTTTGCTGTTTGTCGGCCTCTtcgtgtttgtctctgcag accagaaaaacatcacagctggacagaacgtcactctgacatgtcgagctccaaacaacaacattggAGTtatagagtggagcagagctgacctgaagGAAGAAGTATATGTCCTTTTGTACCGAGATGGACACTTTGATCCAGATCACCAGCATCCATATTTTAaaaaccgggtggatctgcaggacagaaagatgaaggatggagacgtgtctgtgattctgaagaatgtgacgaCTGCTGAtactggaacatacgagtgtcgtgtCCAGAAAGACAGAGACAGTTTGAAGCTCATCAGCATCATCTACCTTCatgttgttgatcctccag gtcagccaggaggagacacagaggatggagggaaggaggatggatctgttggactgaAAGTTGGTCTTCCAGTtgccatttttcttcttctttttgttgttgttgcctttCTGATCTATAGAAAACACCAGAAAGGTGTTTTATAA
- the LOC120437123 gene encoding myelin-oligodendrocyte glycoprotein-like isoform X1, with the protein MASFKFFLFLSLISDLTALQQDVQVKLGDDVTLQCQISTDEIISVLKWSRADLNTDGYVYFYRNERSYENYQHPSFHGRVKLRDPEMKDGDVSLILKNVTFNDTGIYECHIAVRNPVRSKRAHTEISHFIHLTVTGETHESVSEKRVIERGDADENMDDTERVGAPSLQVVVPVVVVVVGLFAVGFVTHQQTCQHKKQRPVKLPTEDSDEGL; encoded by the exons atggcttctttcaaattcttcctctttttgtctCTAATCTCAGACTTAACAG ctcttcagcaggatgttcaGGTGAAGCttggagatgacgtcactctccAGTGTCAGATTTCCACAGATGAAATAATCTCAGTGCtgaagtggagcagagctgacctgaacACAGACGGCTACGTCTACTTCTACAGGAACGAACGTTCCTATGAAAACTACCAACATCCATCTTTTCATGGCCGAGTGAAGCTGAGGGACCCGGAGATGAAGGACGGAGACGTTTCTCTGATCCTGAAGAACGTCACGTTTAATGACACTGGGATTTATGAGTGTCACATAGCAGTGAGGAACCCTGTGAGAAGTAAAAGAGCTCACACTGAGATCAGTCACTTCATCCACCTCACAGTCACAG GTGAAACACATGAAAGCGTGTCAGAGAAACGAGTCATAGAAAGAGGAGACGCAGATGAAAACATGGATGATACTGAAAGGGTCGGAGCTCCATCTCTTCAGGTTGTtgttcctgttgttgttgttgttgttggtcttTTTGCCGTTGGTTTTGTGACACACCAACAAACTTGTCAACATAAGAAGCAACGTCCAGTCAAGCTTCCTACTGAGGACTCAGATGAAGGACTATGA